From one Magnolia sinica isolate HGM2019 chromosome 18, MsV1, whole genome shotgun sequence genomic stretch:
- the LOC131232646 gene encoding proteasome subunit beta type-5-like, with amino-acid sequence MKLDTSGLESFTPFHGGGNDLCGGFSSVPSFELPSSTNFDDFQKKAMQMVKPAKGTTTLAFIFKEGVMVAADSRASMGGYISSQSVKKIIEINPYMLGTMAGGAADCQFWHRNLGIKCRLHELANKRRISVTGASKLLANILYSYRGMGLSVGTMIAGWDETGPGLYYVDSEGGRLKGTRFSVGSGSPYAYGVLDNGYRYDMSIEEAAELARRSIYHATFRDGASGGVASVYYVGPDGWKKLSGDDVGELHYKYYPVVPSSVEQEMTEVATS; translated from the exons ATGAAACTTGATACAAGTGGTCTTGAATCATTCACCCCATTTCATGGGGGAGGAAATGATCTTTGTGGAGGCTTCTCATCAGTCCCATCGTTTGAACTACCCAGTAGCACTAAT TTTGATGATTTTCAGAAAAAGGCGATGCAGATGGTAAAGCCAGCAAAAGGGACAACAACACTTGCTTTCATTTTTAAGGAAGGAGTTATGGTTGCCGCTGATTCTCGGGCTAGCATGGGAGGATATATTT CATCCCAGAGTGTGAAGAAAATAATTGAAATCAATCCTTACATGCTTGGCACAATGGCTGGAGGTGCCGCTGATTGCCAATTTTGGCATAGGAATTTGGGCATCAAG TGCCGTCTGCATGAGCTGGCGAACAAGCGGAGGATTTCAGTAACTGGCGCTTCAAAGCTGTTGGCTAATATCCTATATTCATACCGTGGAATGGGTTTATCAGTAGGAACAATGATTGCCGGATGGGATGAAACG GGTCCTGGTTTGTATTATGTAGACAGCGAAGGAGGGAGACTCAAGGGAACACGATTCTCTGTTGGATCTGGTTCTCCGTATGCTTATGGTGTACTGGATAATGG GTACCGCTATGACATGTCTATTGAAGAAGCTGCTGAACTGGCTCGGCGTTCTATTTATCATGCAACTTTTCGAGATGGAGCTAGCGGTGGAGTTGCTagcg TTTATTATGTTGGACCTGATGGCTGGAAAAAGCTCTCTGGAGACGACGTAGGTGAACTCCACTACAAGTACTACCCAGTCGTTCCGAGCTCTGTTGAACAGGAGATGACCGAGGTTGCCACAAGCTGA